From Helicoverpa armigera isolate CAAS_96S chromosome 17, ASM3070526v1, whole genome shotgun sequence, one genomic window encodes:
- the LOC126055738 gene encoding protein groucho isoform X1, producing the protein MYPTATRHPAAAVRGPQPPAGPIKFTIADTLERIKEEFNFLQAQYHTLKLECEKLASEKTEMQRHYVMYYEMSYGLNVEMHKQTEIAKRLSAIIGQVLPFLAQEHQQQVASAVERAKQVTMSELNAIIGQQQQQGLQQLLQQIHASAGLSHGVGGAQALLGAGGLLFAPGAAPPPPPHLPPPAHKVELPPPADIKPPVLPGGPAPPPLLPGQPPPRDDDRLGPRGHPQFSPKPRRSVSPHEREQKYRPRSPEPEALDVKRRKEEKVLGHVSLCSDSDAEKSDQDLVVDVANEEERGSPSVRTEGGERTENGPRPPSRSGSSSSRSTPKSSKDEKPGTPGSTAGCTGGTGGKPRAGTPTGRYALPYAYRAPHAPLYDPRANGIAPAKPLVLHVHCVLLHYPPAAYAYRAPHAPLYDPRANGIAPAKPAYSYHSCGGPLQPVGFPADALGGAGVPRAARAVAALPHGEVVCAVALSLSGASRHAYTGGKGCVKLWDISNPGSPAALEPLSQLDCLQRDNYIRSVKLLPDGRTLIVGGEASNLSIWDLASPTPRMRAELTSSAPACYALAISPDSKVCFSCCSDGNIAVWDLQNQTLVRQFQGHTDGASCIDISGDGTRLWTGGLDNTVRSWDLREGRQLHQHDFSSQIFSLGYCPTGSWLAVGMENSHVEVLHAGKPDRYQLLLHESCVLSLKFAAAGKWFVSTGKDNLLNAWRTPYGASIFQSKESSSVLSCDISADDKFIVTGSGDKKATVYEVMY; encoded by the exons ATGTATCCAACTGCTACGCGGCACCCGGCGGCCGCGGTAAGg GGACCTCAGCCACCTGCAGGACCTATAAAATTTACAATAGCTGACACACTAGAGAGAATTAAAGAGGAATTCAACTTTTTACAAGCCCAATATCACAC tttgaaattggaatgtGAGAAACTGGCCAGTGAGAAGACGGAAATGCAGAGGCATTATGTTATG TATTATGAAATGTCATATGGTCTTAATGTGGAGATGCATAAACAG acAGAAATAGCAAAGAGACTGAGTGCTATAATAGGGCAGGTGCTCCCGTTCTTGGCACAGGAGCATCAGCAACAAGTGGCTTCTGCCGTGGAGAGAGCTAAGCAAGTCACCATGTCAGAACTCAACGCTATCATTGGG caacaacaacagcagGGTCTGCAGCAACTGCTT CAGCAGATCCACGCGAGCGCGGGCCTGTCGCACGGCGTGGGCGGCGCGCAGGCGCTGCTGGGCGCCGGCGGCCTGCTGTTCGCGCCCGGCGCCgcgcccccgccgccgccgcatcTACCTCCCCCCGCACACAAG GTGGAGCTCCCCCCTCCCGCGGACATAAAGCCCCCCGTGCTGCCGGGCGggccggcgccgccgccgctgctgccgGGGCAGCCGCCGCCTAGAGACGACGACCGGCTCGGTCCTAGGGGGCATCCACAG TTTTCCCCCAAGCCGCGTCGCTCGGTGTCCCCGCACGAGCGCGAGCAGAAGTACCGGCCGCGCTCGCCCGAGCCCGAGGCCCTCGACGTCAAGCGCAGGAAGGAGGAGAAGGTACTGGGCCATGTGAGTCTATGTAGT GACAGCGACGCCGAAAAAAGTGATCAAGATCTTGTTGTTGATGTGGCAAACGAG GAGGAGAGAGGGTCACCCAGTGTCCGCACGGAGGGAGGAGAGAGGACAGAGAACGGGCCGCGACCTCCTTCGAGATCAGGCTCGTCCTCCAGTCGGTCCACGCCCAAGAGTTCCAAAGAC GAAAAGCCAGGCACACCGGGCAGCACAGCGGGCTGCACGGGTGGAACGGGCGGGAAGCCTCGAGCCGGGACGCCGACCGGGCGCTACGCCCTCCCCTACGCCTACCGCGCCCCGCACGCGCCGCTCTACGACCCGCGCGCCAACGGCATCGCGCCTGCCAAGCCGTTAGTATTACACGTACACTGTGTCTTACTGCACTACCCACCTGCTGCCTACGCCTACCGCGCCCCGCACGCGCCGCTCTACGACCCGCGCGCCAACGGCATCGCGCCTGCCAAGCC AGCATATTCATACCACTCATGCGGCGGTCCCCTGCAGCCGGTGGGCTTCCCGGCGGACGCgctgggcggcgcgggcgtgcCGCGGGCTGCTCGCGCCGTGGCCGCCTTACCGCACGGCGAGGTCGTCTGCGCAGTCGCGCTGTCACTGTCGGGGGCCTCGCGACACGCCTACACCGGCGGCAAGGGATGCGTCAAACTATGGGATATATCCAATCCAGGCTCACCTGCGGCGTTAGAACCCTTGTCGCAGCTTGATTGTTTG CAACGCGACAACTACATTCGTTCGGTGAAGCTGCTGCCGGACGGGCGGACGCTGATCGTGGGCGGCGAGGCGTCCAACCTGTCCATCTGGGACCTGGCGTCGCCCACACCCCGCATGCGGGCCGAGCTCACCTCCTCCGCGCCCGCCTGCTACGCGCTCGCCATCAGCCCCGACTCTAAG GTGTGCTTCAGCTGTTGTTCAGACGGCAACATAGCGGTGTGGGATCTTCAGAACCAAACATTAGTTAGGCAATTCCAAG GTCACACGGACGGCGCGTCGTGCATCGACATCAGCGGCGACGGCACGCGGCTGTGGACGGGCGGGCTGGACAACACCGTCCGCTCGTGGGACCTGCGCGAGGGCCGCCAGCTGCACCAGCACGACTTCTCCAGCCAGATCTTCTCGCTCGGATACTGTCCCACGG GTTCGTGGCTAGCAGTGGGCATGGAGAACTCTCACGTGGAGGTGCTACACGCGGGCAAGCCGGACCGCTACCAGCTGCTGCTGCACGAGTCCTGCGTGCTCTCGCTGAAGTTCGCGGCCGCCGGCAAGTGGTTCGTGTCCACGGGGAAGGACAACCTGCTCAATGCTTGGCGTACGCCTTATGGAGCTAGTATATTCCAG TCTAAGGAGTCATCATCGGTGCTCAGTTGTGATATATCAGCGGACGATAAGTTCATAGTGACGGGTTCAGGTGACAAGAAGGCGACAGTCTACGAAGTGATGTACTGA
- the LOC126055738 gene encoding protein groucho isoform X5, translating to MYPTATRHPAAAVRGPQPPAGPIKFTIADTLERIKEEFNFLQAQYHTLKLECEKLASEKTEMQRHYVMYYEMSYGLNVEMHKQTEIAKRLSAIIGQVLPFLAQEHQQQVASAVERAKQVTMSELNAIIGQQQQQGLQQLLQQIHASAGLSHGVGGAQALLGAGGLLFAPGAAPPPPPHLPPPAHKVELPPPADIKPPVLPGGPAPPPLLPGQPPPRDDDRLGPRGHPQFSPKPRRSVSPHEREQKYRPRSPEPEALDVKRRKEEKVLGHDSDAEKSDQDLVVDVANEEERGSPSVRTEGGERTENGPRPPSRSGSSSSRSTPKSSKDEKPGTPGSTAGCTGGTGGKPRAGTPTGRYALPYAYRAPHAPLYDPRANGIAPAKPLVLHVHCVLLHYPPAAYAYRAPHAPLYDPRANGIAPAKPAYSYHSCGGPLQPVGFPADALGGAGVPRAARAVAALPHGEVVCAVALSLSGASRHAYTGGKGCVKLWDISNPGSPAALEPLSQLDCLQRDNYIRSVKLLPDGRTLIVGGEASNLSIWDLASPTPRMRAELTSSAPACYALAISPDSKVCFSCCSDGNIAVWDLQNQTLVRQFQGHTDGASCIDISGDGTRLWTGGLDNTVRSWDLREGRQLHQHDFSSQIFSLGYCPTGSWLAVGMENSHVEVLHAGKPDRYQLLLHESCVLSLKFAAAGKWFVSTGKDNLLNAWRTPYGASIFQSKESSSVLSCDISADDKFIVTGSGDKKATVYEVMY from the exons ATGTATCCAACTGCTACGCGGCACCCGGCGGCCGCGGTAAGg GGACCTCAGCCACCTGCAGGACCTATAAAATTTACAATAGCTGACACACTAGAGAGAATTAAAGAGGAATTCAACTTTTTACAAGCCCAATATCACAC tttgaaattggaatgtGAGAAACTGGCCAGTGAGAAGACGGAAATGCAGAGGCATTATGTTATG TATTATGAAATGTCATATGGTCTTAATGTGGAGATGCATAAACAG acAGAAATAGCAAAGAGACTGAGTGCTATAATAGGGCAGGTGCTCCCGTTCTTGGCACAGGAGCATCAGCAACAAGTGGCTTCTGCCGTGGAGAGAGCTAAGCAAGTCACCATGTCAGAACTCAACGCTATCATTGGG caacaacaacagcagGGTCTGCAGCAACTGCTT CAGCAGATCCACGCGAGCGCGGGCCTGTCGCACGGCGTGGGCGGCGCGCAGGCGCTGCTGGGCGCCGGCGGCCTGCTGTTCGCGCCCGGCGCCgcgcccccgccgccgccgcatcTACCTCCCCCCGCACACAAG GTGGAGCTCCCCCCTCCCGCGGACATAAAGCCCCCCGTGCTGCCGGGCGggccggcgccgccgccgctgctgccgGGGCAGCCGCCGCCTAGAGACGACGACCGGCTCGGTCCTAGGGGGCATCCACAG TTTTCCCCCAAGCCGCGTCGCTCGGTGTCCCCGCACGAGCGCGAGCAGAAGTACCGGCCGCGCTCGCCCGAGCCCGAGGCCCTCGACGTCAAGCGCAGGAAGGAGGAGAAGGTACTGGGCCAT GACAGCGACGCCGAAAAAAGTGATCAAGATCTTGTTGTTGATGTGGCAAACGAG GAGGAGAGAGGGTCACCCAGTGTCCGCACGGAGGGAGGAGAGAGGACAGAGAACGGGCCGCGACCTCCTTCGAGATCAGGCTCGTCCTCCAGTCGGTCCACGCCCAAGAGTTCCAAAGAC GAAAAGCCAGGCACACCGGGCAGCACAGCGGGCTGCACGGGTGGAACGGGCGGGAAGCCTCGAGCCGGGACGCCGACCGGGCGCTACGCCCTCCCCTACGCCTACCGCGCCCCGCACGCGCCGCTCTACGACCCGCGCGCCAACGGCATCGCGCCTGCCAAGCCGTTAGTATTACACGTACACTGTGTCTTACTGCACTACCCACCTGCTGCCTACGCCTACCGCGCCCCGCACGCGCCGCTCTACGACCCGCGCGCCAACGGCATCGCGCCTGCCAAGCC AGCATATTCATACCACTCATGCGGCGGTCCCCTGCAGCCGGTGGGCTTCCCGGCGGACGCgctgggcggcgcgggcgtgcCGCGGGCTGCTCGCGCCGTGGCCGCCTTACCGCACGGCGAGGTCGTCTGCGCAGTCGCGCTGTCACTGTCGGGGGCCTCGCGACACGCCTACACCGGCGGCAAGGGATGCGTCAAACTATGGGATATATCCAATCCAGGCTCACCTGCGGCGTTAGAACCCTTGTCGCAGCTTGATTGTTTG CAACGCGACAACTACATTCGTTCGGTGAAGCTGCTGCCGGACGGGCGGACGCTGATCGTGGGCGGCGAGGCGTCCAACCTGTCCATCTGGGACCTGGCGTCGCCCACACCCCGCATGCGGGCCGAGCTCACCTCCTCCGCGCCCGCCTGCTACGCGCTCGCCATCAGCCCCGACTCTAAG GTGTGCTTCAGCTGTTGTTCAGACGGCAACATAGCGGTGTGGGATCTTCAGAACCAAACATTAGTTAGGCAATTCCAAG GTCACACGGACGGCGCGTCGTGCATCGACATCAGCGGCGACGGCACGCGGCTGTGGACGGGCGGGCTGGACAACACCGTCCGCTCGTGGGACCTGCGCGAGGGCCGCCAGCTGCACCAGCACGACTTCTCCAGCCAGATCTTCTCGCTCGGATACTGTCCCACGG GTTCGTGGCTAGCAGTGGGCATGGAGAACTCTCACGTGGAGGTGCTACACGCGGGCAAGCCGGACCGCTACCAGCTGCTGCTGCACGAGTCCTGCGTGCTCTCGCTGAAGTTCGCGGCCGCCGGCAAGTGGTTCGTGTCCACGGGGAAGGACAACCTGCTCAATGCTTGGCGTACGCCTTATGGAGCTAGTATATTCCAG TCTAAGGAGTCATCATCGGTGCTCAGTTGTGATATATCAGCGGACGATAAGTTCATAGTGACGGGTTCAGGTGACAAGAAGGCGACAGTCTACGAAGTGATGTACTGA
- the LOC126055738 gene encoding protein groucho isoform X6, with the protein MYPTATRHPAAAVRGPQPPAGPIKFTIADTLERIKEEFNFLQAQYHTLKLECEKLASEKTEMQRHYVMYYEMSYGLNVEMHKQTEIAKRLSAIIGQVLPFLAQEHQQQVASAVERAKQVTMSELNAIIGQQQQQGLQQLLQQIHASAGLSHGVGGAQALLGAGGLLFAPGAAPPPPPHLPPPAHKVELPPPADIKPPVLPGGPAPPPLLPGQPPPRDDDRLGPRGHPQFSPKPRRSVSPHEREQKYRPRSPEPEALDVKRRKEEKDSDAEKSDQDLVVDVANEEERGSPSVRTEGGERTENGPRPPSRSGSSSSRSTPKSSKDEKPGTPGSTAGCTGGTGGKPRAGTPTGRYALPYAYRAPHAPLYDPRANGIAPAKPLVLHVHCVLLHYPPAAYAYRAPHAPLYDPRANGIAPAKPAYSYHSCGGPLQPVGFPADALGGAGVPRAARAVAALPHGEVVCAVALSLSGASRHAYTGGKGCVKLWDISNPGSPAALEPLSQLDCLQRDNYIRSVKLLPDGRTLIVGGEASNLSIWDLASPTPRMRAELTSSAPACYALAISPDSKVCFSCCSDGNIAVWDLQNQTLVRQFQGHTDGASCIDISGDGTRLWTGGLDNTVRSWDLREGRQLHQHDFSSQIFSLGYCPTGSWLAVGMENSHVEVLHAGKPDRYQLLLHESCVLSLKFAAAGKWFVSTGKDNLLNAWRTPYGASIFQSKESSSVLSCDISADDKFIVTGSGDKKATVYEVMY; encoded by the exons ATGTATCCAACTGCTACGCGGCACCCGGCGGCCGCGGTAAGg GGACCTCAGCCACCTGCAGGACCTATAAAATTTACAATAGCTGACACACTAGAGAGAATTAAAGAGGAATTCAACTTTTTACAAGCCCAATATCACAC tttgaaattggaatgtGAGAAACTGGCCAGTGAGAAGACGGAAATGCAGAGGCATTATGTTATG TATTATGAAATGTCATATGGTCTTAATGTGGAGATGCATAAACAG acAGAAATAGCAAAGAGACTGAGTGCTATAATAGGGCAGGTGCTCCCGTTCTTGGCACAGGAGCATCAGCAACAAGTGGCTTCTGCCGTGGAGAGAGCTAAGCAAGTCACCATGTCAGAACTCAACGCTATCATTGGG caacaacaacagcagGGTCTGCAGCAACTGCTT CAGCAGATCCACGCGAGCGCGGGCCTGTCGCACGGCGTGGGCGGCGCGCAGGCGCTGCTGGGCGCCGGCGGCCTGCTGTTCGCGCCCGGCGCCgcgcccccgccgccgccgcatcTACCTCCCCCCGCACACAAG GTGGAGCTCCCCCCTCCCGCGGACATAAAGCCCCCCGTGCTGCCGGGCGggccggcgccgccgccgctgctgccgGGGCAGCCGCCGCCTAGAGACGACGACCGGCTCGGTCCTAGGGGGCATCCACAG TTTTCCCCCAAGCCGCGTCGCTCGGTGTCCCCGCACGAGCGCGAGCAGAAGTACCGGCCGCGCTCGCCCGAGCCCGAGGCCCTCGACGTCAAGCGCAGGAAGGAGGAGAAG GACAGCGACGCCGAAAAAAGTGATCAAGATCTTGTTGTTGATGTGGCAAACGAG GAGGAGAGAGGGTCACCCAGTGTCCGCACGGAGGGAGGAGAGAGGACAGAGAACGGGCCGCGACCTCCTTCGAGATCAGGCTCGTCCTCCAGTCGGTCCACGCCCAAGAGTTCCAAAGAC GAAAAGCCAGGCACACCGGGCAGCACAGCGGGCTGCACGGGTGGAACGGGCGGGAAGCCTCGAGCCGGGACGCCGACCGGGCGCTACGCCCTCCCCTACGCCTACCGCGCCCCGCACGCGCCGCTCTACGACCCGCGCGCCAACGGCATCGCGCCTGCCAAGCCGTTAGTATTACACGTACACTGTGTCTTACTGCACTACCCACCTGCTGCCTACGCCTACCGCGCCCCGCACGCGCCGCTCTACGACCCGCGCGCCAACGGCATCGCGCCTGCCAAGCC AGCATATTCATACCACTCATGCGGCGGTCCCCTGCAGCCGGTGGGCTTCCCGGCGGACGCgctgggcggcgcgggcgtgcCGCGGGCTGCTCGCGCCGTGGCCGCCTTACCGCACGGCGAGGTCGTCTGCGCAGTCGCGCTGTCACTGTCGGGGGCCTCGCGACACGCCTACACCGGCGGCAAGGGATGCGTCAAACTATGGGATATATCCAATCCAGGCTCACCTGCGGCGTTAGAACCCTTGTCGCAGCTTGATTGTTTG CAACGCGACAACTACATTCGTTCGGTGAAGCTGCTGCCGGACGGGCGGACGCTGATCGTGGGCGGCGAGGCGTCCAACCTGTCCATCTGGGACCTGGCGTCGCCCACACCCCGCATGCGGGCCGAGCTCACCTCCTCCGCGCCCGCCTGCTACGCGCTCGCCATCAGCCCCGACTCTAAG GTGTGCTTCAGCTGTTGTTCAGACGGCAACATAGCGGTGTGGGATCTTCAGAACCAAACATTAGTTAGGCAATTCCAAG GTCACACGGACGGCGCGTCGTGCATCGACATCAGCGGCGACGGCACGCGGCTGTGGACGGGCGGGCTGGACAACACCGTCCGCTCGTGGGACCTGCGCGAGGGCCGCCAGCTGCACCAGCACGACTTCTCCAGCCAGATCTTCTCGCTCGGATACTGTCCCACGG GTTCGTGGCTAGCAGTGGGCATGGAGAACTCTCACGTGGAGGTGCTACACGCGGGCAAGCCGGACCGCTACCAGCTGCTGCTGCACGAGTCCTGCGTGCTCTCGCTGAAGTTCGCGGCCGCCGGCAAGTGGTTCGTGTCCACGGGGAAGGACAACCTGCTCAATGCTTGGCGTACGCCTTATGGAGCTAGTATATTCCAG TCTAAGGAGTCATCATCGGTGCTCAGTTGTGATATATCAGCGGACGATAAGTTCATAGTGACGGGTTCAGGTGACAAGAAGGCGACAGTCTACGAAGTGATGTACTGA
- the LOC126055738 gene encoding protein groucho isoform X4, translating into MYPTATRHPAAAVRGPQPPAGPIKFTIADTLERIKEEFNFLQAQYHTLKLECEKLASEKTEMQRHYVMYYEMSYGLNVEMHKQTEIAKRLSAIIGQVLPFLAQEHQQQVASAVERAKQVTMSELNAIIGQQQQQGLQQLLQQIHASAGLSHGVGGAQALLGAGGLLFAPGAAPPPPPHLPPPAHKVELPPPADIKPPVLPGGPAPPPLLPGQPPPRDDDRLGPRGHPQPRRSVSPHEREQKYRPRSPEPEALDVKRRKEEKVLGHVSLCSDSDAEKSDQDLVVDVANEEERGSPSVRTEGGERTENGPRPPSRSGSSSSRSTPKSSKDEKPGTPGSTAGCTGGTGGKPRAGTPTGRYALPYAYRAPHAPLYDPRANGIAPAKPLVLHVHCVLLHYPPAAYAYRAPHAPLYDPRANGIAPAKPAYSYHSCGGPLQPVGFPADALGGAGVPRAARAVAALPHGEVVCAVALSLSGASRHAYTGGKGCVKLWDISNPGSPAALEPLSQLDCLQRDNYIRSVKLLPDGRTLIVGGEASNLSIWDLASPTPRMRAELTSSAPACYALAISPDSKVCFSCCSDGNIAVWDLQNQTLVRQFQGHTDGASCIDISGDGTRLWTGGLDNTVRSWDLREGRQLHQHDFSSQIFSLGYCPTGSWLAVGMENSHVEVLHAGKPDRYQLLLHESCVLSLKFAAAGKWFVSTGKDNLLNAWRTPYGASIFQSKESSSVLSCDISADDKFIVTGSGDKKATVYEVMY; encoded by the exons ATGTATCCAACTGCTACGCGGCACCCGGCGGCCGCGGTAAGg GGACCTCAGCCACCTGCAGGACCTATAAAATTTACAATAGCTGACACACTAGAGAGAATTAAAGAGGAATTCAACTTTTTACAAGCCCAATATCACAC tttgaaattggaatgtGAGAAACTGGCCAGTGAGAAGACGGAAATGCAGAGGCATTATGTTATG TATTATGAAATGTCATATGGTCTTAATGTGGAGATGCATAAACAG acAGAAATAGCAAAGAGACTGAGTGCTATAATAGGGCAGGTGCTCCCGTTCTTGGCACAGGAGCATCAGCAACAAGTGGCTTCTGCCGTGGAGAGAGCTAAGCAAGTCACCATGTCAGAACTCAACGCTATCATTGGG caacaacaacagcagGGTCTGCAGCAACTGCTT CAGCAGATCCACGCGAGCGCGGGCCTGTCGCACGGCGTGGGCGGCGCGCAGGCGCTGCTGGGCGCCGGCGGCCTGCTGTTCGCGCCCGGCGCCgcgcccccgccgccgccgcatcTACCTCCCCCCGCACACAAG GTGGAGCTCCCCCCTCCCGCGGACATAAAGCCCCCCGTGCTGCCGGGCGggccggcgccgccgccgctgctgccgGGGCAGCCGCCGCCTAGAGACGACGACCGGCTCGGTCCTAGGGGGCATCCACAG CCGCGTCGCTCGGTGTCCCCGCACGAGCGCGAGCAGAAGTACCGGCCGCGCTCGCCCGAGCCCGAGGCCCTCGACGTCAAGCGCAGGAAGGAGGAGAAGGTACTGGGCCATGTGAGTCTATGTAGT GACAGCGACGCCGAAAAAAGTGATCAAGATCTTGTTGTTGATGTGGCAAACGAG GAGGAGAGAGGGTCACCCAGTGTCCGCACGGAGGGAGGAGAGAGGACAGAGAACGGGCCGCGACCTCCTTCGAGATCAGGCTCGTCCTCCAGTCGGTCCACGCCCAAGAGTTCCAAAGAC GAAAAGCCAGGCACACCGGGCAGCACAGCGGGCTGCACGGGTGGAACGGGCGGGAAGCCTCGAGCCGGGACGCCGACCGGGCGCTACGCCCTCCCCTACGCCTACCGCGCCCCGCACGCGCCGCTCTACGACCCGCGCGCCAACGGCATCGCGCCTGCCAAGCCGTTAGTATTACACGTACACTGTGTCTTACTGCACTACCCACCTGCTGCCTACGCCTACCGCGCCCCGCACGCGCCGCTCTACGACCCGCGCGCCAACGGCATCGCGCCTGCCAAGCC AGCATATTCATACCACTCATGCGGCGGTCCCCTGCAGCCGGTGGGCTTCCCGGCGGACGCgctgggcggcgcgggcgtgcCGCGGGCTGCTCGCGCCGTGGCCGCCTTACCGCACGGCGAGGTCGTCTGCGCAGTCGCGCTGTCACTGTCGGGGGCCTCGCGACACGCCTACACCGGCGGCAAGGGATGCGTCAAACTATGGGATATATCCAATCCAGGCTCACCTGCGGCGTTAGAACCCTTGTCGCAGCTTGATTGTTTG CAACGCGACAACTACATTCGTTCGGTGAAGCTGCTGCCGGACGGGCGGACGCTGATCGTGGGCGGCGAGGCGTCCAACCTGTCCATCTGGGACCTGGCGTCGCCCACACCCCGCATGCGGGCCGAGCTCACCTCCTCCGCGCCCGCCTGCTACGCGCTCGCCATCAGCCCCGACTCTAAG GTGTGCTTCAGCTGTTGTTCAGACGGCAACATAGCGGTGTGGGATCTTCAGAACCAAACATTAGTTAGGCAATTCCAAG GTCACACGGACGGCGCGTCGTGCATCGACATCAGCGGCGACGGCACGCGGCTGTGGACGGGCGGGCTGGACAACACCGTCCGCTCGTGGGACCTGCGCGAGGGCCGCCAGCTGCACCAGCACGACTTCTCCAGCCAGATCTTCTCGCTCGGATACTGTCCCACGG GTTCGTGGCTAGCAGTGGGCATGGAGAACTCTCACGTGGAGGTGCTACACGCGGGCAAGCCGGACCGCTACCAGCTGCTGCTGCACGAGTCCTGCGTGCTCTCGCTGAAGTTCGCGGCCGCCGGCAAGTGGTTCGTGTCCACGGGGAAGGACAACCTGCTCAATGCTTGGCGTACGCCTTATGGAGCTAGTATATTCCAG TCTAAGGAGTCATCATCGGTGCTCAGTTGTGATATATCAGCGGACGATAAGTTCATAGTGACGGGTTCAGGTGACAAGAAGGCGACAGTCTACGAAGTGATGTACTGA